CCATTGCTTTTGGCTCGATCCGGATTATAATTGAGTTGCTGGCTGATAAAATGGGTATCATATTTCCCCGCTCGAAAATCAGGATGCTCCAAAAGAGCTAATAAAAAATCCTGATTGGTCATCATACCCTGGCAACGCATGTTTTTCAATACGTATTCCATCTTCCTATGCGCTCCTTCACGACTTTCATCCCAAACAATCAATTTCGCAATCATAGGATCATAGAAAATCGAAATCTCAGATCCACTTTCGATAGCAGACTCAACCCGCAAACCTTCAACCTCCGGATATTCAAACTTCAAAATCCTGCCTGTTACAGGGAGGAAACCTTTGGCAGCATCTTCTGCATATAAGCGAAGCTCAAGGGCATAGCCTTTCCCCTGTATATCCTCCTGCTTAATTGATAATTCTTTGCCCGAAGCAGACTCGATTTGCATTTGTACCAAATCCAGACCGCTAATCTCTTCTGTTACGGGATGCTCTACCTGCAAACGGGTGTTTACTTCCAGAAAATAGAAATCCCCACTTTTATCATCATAAATAAATTCTACGGTGCCGGCATTATCGTAACTCAAAGCTTTGGCTGCATTGACTGCTGCGGCTCCCATCTTAGTTCTGAGATCCTCACTCATAATAGGAGAGGGGCTTTCTTCTACGACCTTCTGATAACGCCTTTGGATAGAACATTCTCTTTCCAGGATGTGGATAGCATTGCCCTGTTTATCCCCAAAAATCTGGAATTCAATGTGCCGACCAGAAGCGATGTATTTCTCTACAATCAATTCATCATCTCCAAAGGCTGATTTAGACTCTCTCTTAGCAGCCGCAATGGCCGCTTCGATCTCTGATTCTTCATGAACAATCCGCATACCTTTTCCTCCGCCTCCTGCAGTCGCTTTGAGCAGGAGAGGATAGCCGACTTCTCTGGCTGCCTGGGTCAAACGCTCTATGCTTTGATCCTTTCCCTGGTAGCCGGGCACAACAGGAACCTCAAACTTCTGCATGAGATCTTTCGCCTGAGACTTTGAACCCATAGCTTCTATGGCTTTGGGATGAGGGCCAATGAATATGATGCCTTCTGATTCGCATTTGCGGGCAAAAGCAGCATTCTCCGAAAGAAAACCATAGCCTGGATGAATAGCATCAGCCCCTGTCCGCTTGGCGGTGGAGATGATTTTGTCCTGATCCAGATAGGACTGACTGGGACTACTTGCTCCAATATGAACAGCTATATCTGCTTCTTTTACGAAGGGCATATTTCTGTCTGCATCCGAAAATACAGCGATGCTTCGAATCCCCAGTTTTTTACAACTGCGAATCACGCGAGAGGCAATCTCCCCTCTATTGGCAATGAGTATTGAATTGATGGACTTCATAGATCAATTCTCGCTTTTAAGCATTAAATTTTTATCAAGTATATCGGTCCAAAGCATGTCGGACACATCGGGAATCGAGTAAGGAACTTTATGTCCCCAGTCGTATTCCAGTATATTATCCCAGCCCATATGAACTTTCGTCCAAAGGATGGGACCATTGTAAATGGCATTGTTGATACCCTCGTATTTGCGGAAATCCTTCTCTGTCTCTTTATACAATCTTCGATCCATGGAATTGCGAAGTTTGGTGTAGAGCTCAATGTCCTCAAATTCTTTCGCGGCCAGTAAGCCTGTCATATGGGCGAGGGGAGAAGGTCCGGCTCCCAAATCCTCTCGAACGCTGGCATAAGGACCATAATCAATGACGAATTTATCTTTCCAGGTGGGATAGAGATCCTGGTTGTAATCCTTATCAAAGGACTGTAAAAAACTCATGGTCCAGGCATTGGTATAGCCCGTGAGGTATGGGTCGGAAAACTCCATATCAGAGTTATACATACTTTTGTACAGGCCGCTTTCTTCGTCCGTCATTTTATCCTTGATGAAATCGAGCGTCCAGGAGCCTTCCTCATTCAGGTAATTCGTTCCGTAGAGTTTGTCGTAGACTTTGAGACTCATGAGGCTGATGGAATTGCATTGGGCGAAATAGCGACCGGGTTCACAATCAGCTCCTTCGTGCTTTCCTTCTTTATGATGTCTGCGAAGTTCATGGACGATCCTTTCGGTCATCCAGGTATATTCTCGGGCGAAAGTGGTATCCCCTGAAATGAGTTGGAAAAGGCCATACATCAGGTTGAGATGCCCTTTGTACATGATATTTCCTTCAGAAATGGGATCATCCCCCATGCCATAGTCAATCCAGTCTCCCCATACTTTGCGAGACTTCATCTTTTCGATCATGATTTTCATGGCTTTTTTGGCTGTATTGCCATATTCGTCAGAAATCATCACAATAGAAGGCATAGCGTAGGAGGAAAAGGCTATTCCATAGCGCCAAAGTAATTGTTGATCTTCATCCCATTCCGAAAATTCGTCCCCGGTGATGCCCAGCTTCAGGTACTGGTCATATACATAATTGAATTGACCGATTTCATCTTGCTGAAGTTCTCTTTCCCCTATATCCTTGAAATAAAGATCACCAGCTGGCATACCTGTAGGCAGCGCATACCAGATCAAACTACCCGCCAAGGCAATGATCAATCCGATGAGTATAAGTTTCTTTTTCATAGGGCAAGGATTACATTCTGAATACACCGAAGCCGTCGCTACCTTTGATGGGCTGGCTATATAAAACCGCTAAGCTGATTCCCAGATAATTTCTCGTTTGACGAGGATCAAGTATACCATCGTCCCACAATTCGGAAGTCGAATGCCAGGCAGATGCTTTGGATTCTGCTTCATGGATCAACATTTGCTTGAGCATTTCACCCTGTTTTTCATCGTATTCTTTTCCTAATGATTTTGCGGAAGCTCGTTGAACGATCTCCATCACTCCGGCTAGCTGTTCTGAGCCCATGACTCCGATTTTAGAATTGGGATAGGCAAATAGGAAACGAGGATCGTAGCTGCGACCATTCATCCCATAATTTCCTGCCCCATAAGAAGAACCGATCATCAAGGTAATGGAAGGAACCTCACTATTGGAAACGGCATTGATGAGTTTAGCTCCGTTTTTTATGATGCCGCCTTCTTCATAGGCTTTTCCCACCATATAACCCGTAGTGTTTTGGAGGAAAAGGAGAGGAATATTCTTTTTATTGGAAAGCTGGATAAAATGAGCAGCCTTATTGGCGGACTCTGAGAAGATAACTCCATTATTTGCGAGTATGGCGATGGGATAGCCATGGATTTTTGCCCAGCCAGTTACCATGGTACTGCCGTATTCTGGTTTGAATTCCGAAAATTTTGATCCGTCCACAATTCGATAGATCAACTCTCTGGCATCGAAAGGAGTTTTGGGATTTGAGGGAATTACTCCAAGGATTTCTTCGGTGTCATAGAGCGGCTCTTCAATGGGTCCCTCCGGAATCAAATGAGGATTGGCAACATTCACCCATTCCATGATTTCGCGGGCAATGCGGATGCCGTCGTATTCATCCTCAGCCAGGTAATCAGAAACACCCGATACCCGGCTATGCATTTCTGCTCCGCCCAGTTCTTCATCTGTGGCTACTTCATTGGTCGCCATCTTTACCAGTGGCGGACCTGCGAGAAAGACTTTGGCCGCTTTTTTCTGGAAGATAGAATAATCTGACATACCAGGCACATAAGCCCCACCCGCAGTCGCATTTCCAAAGACCACCGAAATGGTAGGAATTCCCATTTTGGATCGTCGGGTAATCTCCCGGAAACTTTCACCTCCATAATTGAAGATCTTTGCCTGATCGGGTAGGTTAGCCCCACCACTTTCCACCAAATTGATGGAAGGTAAGCGATTTTCTCTTGCGATTTGCCCTAAACGTAAAGATTTGAAAACGGTAGCATAATCAACTGAGCCTCCTTTACGAGTCCCTACATTAGAATTGACCATACAAAGTTTCCCCTGTACCAGCCCAATGCCGGAAATATTTGTCCCACCTGCTCCGAAACCACCTTTTTGCTTCATTCCGCTCAAGGGGAGTAGCTCTAAAAAAGGGCTGTCCTGATCCAGTACCAGTTCAAGGCGTTCACGTGCAAGCAATTTTCCTCGATTACGAGCTCTGTCAATATGCTTGTCTTTGCCCTGGAATCGACTGGCTTCCATATGTTTCTCCAGCTCTTCGACAAATGCAAGCATCTCTTCACGATTCTGTTGAAAACTCTTGCTATTGGGATTTATTTTGGACTTCATCTCTTTATGTTAAAATGAGATTAAAGATTGAATATCTATATCGAAAGGCTCTCCGAGACTATTGAAATAGTCTTCTCCGAAGAATGCCTTGAAAGATTGTTGGCCTTTTTCTGTAAAATGGGGAAGGAGTATACTCCAAATCATTTTTTCTCCATCCTCTCTGCTTTTTTCACCTCGAATGATTTGTTGGGAAAGCCAAAAGAAGGTCAACATCCAGGTAATAAAAGCAATGTTATGATAGGTACCTGCGATTTGTTCTTCTCGCATATTGCCCAATTTGATTGAAAAAGCGATAGTGGCTTTGTTGTCTTTAATAGTTTGGGAGGTAAGGTCCCGAAAGCGCTTTTTGATCAAAGGATGTTTGAGTACATGGGTATCCAGAAAGATGAAGGCATACTTCTTTTGGTACTTATAGTAAAGTTGAATCTCATTATGGAGATTTTCAAAAGAGGGGAGTTGGCGCGACTTATTACGCTCCTGCTCCAGAGATTGCCACATATCGTCGGCTATGGCTTCAAGTAGTAAATCTTTTTCTTTGAAATGGTAGGCAAGGTTGCCTCGACTCATTCCCAGCACCTTTGCCAATTCGAATAAAGTCGTGGAGCTATATCCATGTTTATTGAAATAGCTGGTGGCTTCCTGTATAATTTTTTGGCGAGTTGTCAAAAAGGTGAATTTCCAACAAGTTAGTTTGTTTTAAGTAATTAGTCAATAGTGTCTAAACTTTATGCAAAAAATATTTAACTTCTACTTCATAAGTTAGATCGGAATTATGATAGGATATAGGGATTGTTTTTCTGTCACTTTTTCACAAAAGAGGAAAAGTATGGATACTCAGGATGAAGGATTTGGATAAAATATTTTCCTGAGGGGAGTTGTTGGAGCGGAATCAGTTGCAGTTGGGATTCTCCTTCTTTTAATGGGCTTTGCAAAAGGACTTTCCCATATATATCACAAAGCCTGAGTTCTCCTCCTTGCCAATCGGGACCCTGTAAATTGATTGTCAGATAATCATTTGCTGGATTGGGGTAGAGGAGAGGATCGCTAGAATTTTCAGAGAGCTGTAGTTCGAGAATTGAGCTATAACTGCTTTCACCATTGATATTGGTATGCTTGAGCCGGTAATAAATTTTTTGATCGACTTGATATGCAGATAGTTTATCTCTATACAGATAATTCTCGGATTTCTGTTTGAATTCAATATAAGGAGCAGTGTAAATATTTTGAAAGATGCGCGAATCCAACGAACGTTCGATTTGTAGAAGATCTTCCGGATCATTGCTTGTTTGTTTCCAACTGATCTGAGCATATAGACCTTGTTTTTGAACTTCCAGGTCTTCCCATCCCAAATCCAGGGTAGGCCCACTGCTGAAAACTTCATCTCCCACATTGTAGCGTTTCATATTTGCTCCACTAACAGCAGCTGAATATCCCCGTAAATGGGTGGAGTCGGAGCTTACACAGTTGGAAACAAATCTGTATTTAAGCCGGAAAGTGTGCGAATTTCCTGTGTGTTTACTTACGCTGCTGTAATAGAGTTGATCCTCATCCCCGACCAGGATTTCAGTTACTTCTGAATATTCTACAATGCTACTGACTAGTTGATAACAATCTGCATCAAAATCCAGGTTACCTGCCGGCTGAATAATTACCGGGTTACCAGCTTTTGTGCTACCTATAGAATATTCCATTTCTACTTCTACCGTATCTCCAATACCCACTCCCGCCAGGAGCTCTGTTCCAATTATGGTGCCGCCAGCCCCAGCATCTATAGTAGAAACGGTAGTTAGGGTCTCTGTAAGACTTGCCGTATCGCCACTTGCTTCGAACAACTTGATGCTAAGGTCTGAACTTGCTCCTATGCTTGAACAGTCATAATAGATATACCAGAAAATGGACTTACAATCCCCTGCTGAAAGTAATCCTATTGTTTGGTCTGCTAACTGACCTGCGGCCAGTCCAAAATTTGCATTTGTGAAATCCTCAAGGCGAGCTGTTACATTCGATAAATCGGAAGAACCATTATTACATACTTCAAAGGAAACATAGGCAGCATGAGGCTCTTCATCACAACCTTTGTTATTGTCTACTAACAAGCTTGGGCCTGAAGTCAGGCTGATCGACAGATCGGAAGGATCTAAAGCTATCCCCACTGTGGTGGCGAATGTCGCACATATACCATATACCAGACTCGTAAGAACTGTCATAAACCTTTTGTCTTAAATGAAGGCTGTTGCCTGAATCGGAACGCAGACCTAGAAAGAAATATGTAATGAAGTAGATGTGGGAATAAGCATTGACTTTAAATGAAGTACGTAAATATGGAAATAAATACTATTACGAAAAATCGTAATTAAGTGCTTTTCTAACAGAGGAATAGACAGCTGATTTTATTGAAGTGGACTTTAGGGTAGGGGTGAGAAGATCCTGGATGGTGGGCGAATCATTTAATGACAATTCCCCTTCAAAATTCAAGTGATTAATTTCCCGGTCAAGCGCAAATAAATTCTATTTCCTACCTTTAGTGCTGAGATGTCTCAGCAATTATCACAGAACTCCTTTGACAAACAGCAATTTGAAGTCCTCTTCAAATCGCACTTTACCCATCTCTGCAATTTTGCACGCCAATTTGTCTTCGATGAGGAAGTCGCTCAGGACATCGTACAAAAGGTCTTCATCTCCCTTTGGGAAAAACGAGAAGAAATCGATCCCACACTTTCTATCAAATCCTACCTATTTACTGCAGTCCGAAACAAATGCCTGAATCACATCCGGGACGAGAAGAAATATCGATCTCAGGTCCTCGATCTGGATCATGCGGATTTTGAGATTGCTGTTGAGGAGGATCATTTTGGAGAAGAGGAACTCAAACAGAAAATCGAAGCTGCCCTCGCAAGCCTTCCGCCTAAATGTAGGCAGGTTTTTGAGATGAGCAGATTTCAACAAATGAAGTACAAGGAAATTGCCGAGGAACTTGAGCTTTCGCAGAAAACTGTGGAAGCCCATATGAGCAAAGCCATGAAAATTTTACGGGAAGTATTGGGCCCCTATTTCTGGCTCTTAGTGCTCATGATAAGAAATGTGTAAAAAAATGATCACCGGACTAAGGGTAGAGATATCTTTTTGGGTAGTAAAGGTAGATCAGGCCGAAATCGAGACTGAATCATGGAAAAACAGGACATACATACACATCATTCCGAACTCATAAGTCGCTATTTGAGTGGGAATGCCAGTGATGCAGAAGTGCAGGAACTGGAGGCATGGGTATTGGCTGATCCGCAGAACCAGGAAGTTTTTAAAAACTTCAAAAAAGCCTGGATCTTATCCGGAATGAAGGAAAATCCTGTTTCTGTGGACGTGAATAAGAATTGGGAACAGCTACTCGGACAGATTGAACCTCAGGCGAAAGTGCTGGAGATGAAGAAGCCCTTCTATACTCAGAGATGGCTGGGAGTTGCTGCAGCGGTATTAGTGCTTATGATTCTCTCGATTTTCTTATGGAGAAATATCTTGAGTTCTGAACCATATTATGCGCAGACCTTTGATGAGATTGAGGAAGTACAGCTCGAAGATGGAAGTACCGTTACGCTTAATCAACGATCCTTCTTGAGTTTCGCGAATGAGGAGAAAGGAAATATCCGCAAAGTGGGATTGAAAGGCGACGCATTTTTTGATGTGGCCCGAGACACTGCTCGTCCTTTTATCATAGAAACTCAAAATGTAGAGATTGAAGTATTGGGAACTTCCTTTTATGTAGACGCTCGGGAGGAATTGGGCGAAATTCAGGTCATCGTCGAATCGGGTAGGGTAGCGGTGAGAAGTGGTGGCAAGGAAGAGATTTTGACTGCCAATGAGAAAGCTGTTTTTACCAAATCTAATGGTGCTTTGGACAAACAGGAAAATGATGATGCCAATTATCTCTCCATCAAAGATCAACAACTTTCTTTTGAGGAAAGCCCGCTTGAAGAAGTCATTTTTGCCCTGCAGCGCCAATACCATGAAGAGATGGAAATAGTAAATCCTGAATTGATGGACTGTCCTTTAACGGCAAACTTTTCAAAGAAAGCGCTTCGAGATATTCTGGATGTTATAGAAGAATCTCTGGGAGTTCAGGCTAAAAGAGAGCGGGGAAAGATCATTTTCAAAGGAACATGCAATAAATAGAAACGAGGTAATGCATGCTCCGCAAACACAGATCACATGCAAAAAATCCTTGTATACCTAATTCTTGCTCAGTTTTTCTGTAGCCAGCTCTATGCGCAGGTTAATAGTCCTAGGATCAATATCGAACGATCCAGGATTACTGTTGGAGAGCTCCTGGAGGAGATTAGCGAGCAATCCGCTTATGAATTTTCCTACAACTCTCGCCTGATCGATACCCGGGAACCCATTTCCTTTTCTGCTAATAACATCAGTCTTACAGAATGTCTGGATCGGCTTTCCGAGAAGCTCAATATCCGTTACCGTATTTTTGATGATCAAATTGTTCTCACTTCTGCACGAAGAAATAAGAGGCGACACCTGATTCTCTCAGGCTTTTTATCGGATCGGACTTCGGGAGAAAGTTTAATAGGAGCTACGGTCCATGCATTAGGAACTTCTTTTGGAACCTTTACCAATGAGTTTGGGTATTATTCGCTTCCGCTGGAAAAGGGAAATTATACCATTGCCTATTCTCACGTAGGCTATAAAAGACAAGAACAAGCCATCCTTCTGGAAGTATCGGAACAACAAAATGTCTCCATTTCTCCAGTCAGTTTTGACATGCCGGAGGTTGTAATTGCTCCTCCTTTGGAGGATATTCTCAATAAAAAGCAATTGGATGCCATGGAACTCTCGCCCGAAGTCCTTAACAATATGCCGGAATTCGCAGGAGAAAGTGGA
The nucleotide sequence above comes from Bacteroidia bacterium. Encoded proteins:
- a CDS encoding acetyl-CoA carboxylase biotin carboxylase subunit, whose translation is MKSINSILIANRGEIASRVIRSCKKLGIRSIAVFSDADRNMPFVKEADIAVHIGASSPSQSYLDQDKIISTAKRTGADAIHPGYGFLSENAAFARKCESEGIIFIGPHPKAIEAMGSKSQAKDLMQKFEVPVVPGYQGKDQSIERLTQAAREVGYPLLLKATAGGGGKGMRIVHEESEIEAAIAAAKRESKSAFGDDELIVEKYIASGRHIEFQIFGDKQGNAIHILERECSIQRRYQKVVEESPSPIMSEDLRTKMGAAAVNAAKALSYDNAGTVEFIYDDKSGDFYFLEVNTRLQVEHPVTEEISGLDLVQMQIESASGKELSIKQEDIQGKGYALELRLYAEDAAKGFLPVTGRILKFEYPEVEGLRVESAIESGSEISIFYDPMIAKLIVWDESREGAHRKMEYVLKNMRCQGMMTNQDFLLALLEHPDFRAGKYDTHFISQQLNYNPDRAKSNGALHQSIMAACLAGWVARENKRVLLAAVPSGWRNNFNDHQLEKYSWGGELFELKYRYLNNSFSMSIGEENYTLQFLGKTGDQLQLEIDGLQQSFSVISNGSKRYIHNEQFGNVELELQPRFPQKESEKEAGGYEAPMPSQIVKVLVKAGEEVESGAPLMIISSMKMENTIEAVADGKVEEIFTTEGANVEAGFLLLKIKT
- a CDS encoding carboxyl transferase domain-containing protein, coding for MKSKINPNSKSFQQNREEMLAFVEELEKHMEASRFQGKDKHIDRARNRGKLLARERLELVLDQDSPFLELLPLSGMKQKGGFGAGGTNISGIGLVQGKLCMVNSNVGTRKGGSVDYATVFKSLRLGQIARENRLPSINLVESGGANLPDQAKIFNYGGESFREITRRSKMGIPTISVVFGNATAGGAYVPGMSDYSIFQKKAAKVFLAGPPLVKMATNEVATDEELGGAEMHSRVSGVSDYLAEDEYDGIRIAREIMEWVNVANPHLIPEGPIEEPLYDTEEILGVIPSNPKTPFDARELIYRIVDGSKFSEFKPEYGSTMVTGWAKIHGYPIAILANNGVIFSESANKAAHFIQLSNKKNIPLLFLQNTTGYMVGKAYEEGGIIKNGAKLINAVSNSEVPSITLMIGSSYGAGNYGMNGRSYDPRFLFAYPNSKIGVMGSEQLAGVMEIVQRASAKSLGKEYDEKQGEMLKQMLIHEAESKASAWHSTSELWDDGILDPRQTRNYLGISLAVLYSQPIKGSDGFGVFRM
- a CDS encoding TetR/AcrR family transcriptional regulator, with the translated sequence MTTRQKIIQEATSYFNKHGYSSTTLFELAKVLGMSRGNLAYHFKEKDLLLEAIADDMWQSLEQERNKSRQLPSFENLHNEIQLYYKYQKKYAFIFLDTHVLKHPLIKKRFRDLTSQTIKDNKATIAFSIKLGNMREEQIAGTYHNIAFITWMLTFFWLSQQIIRGEKSREDGEKMIWSILLPHFTEKGQQSFKAFFGEDYFNSLGEPFDIDIQSLISF
- a CDS encoding T9SS type A sorting domain-containing protein, yielding MTVLTSLVYGICATFATTVGIALDPSDLSISLTSGPSLLVDNNKGCDEEPHAAYVSFEVCNNGSSDLSNVTARLEDFTNANFGLAAGQLADQTIGLLSAGDCKSIFWYIYYDCSSIGASSDLSIKLFEASGDTASLTETLTTVSTIDAGAGGTIIGTELLAGVGIGDTVEVEMEYSIGSTKAGNPVIIQPAGNLDFDADCYQLVSSIVEYSEVTEILVGDEDQLYYSSVSKHTGNSHTFRLKYRFVSNCVSSDSTHLRGYSAAVSGANMKRYNVGDEVFSSGPTLDLGWEDLEVQKQGLYAQISWKQTSNDPEDLLQIERSLDSRIFQNIYTAPYIEFKQKSENYLYRDKLSAYQVDQKIYYRLKHTNINGESSYSSILELQLSENSSDPLLYPNPANDYLTINLQGPDWQGGELRLCDIYGKVLLQSPLKEGESQLQLIPLQQLPSGKYFIQILHPEYPYFSSFVKK
- a CDS encoding RNA polymerase sigma-70 factor, giving the protein MSQQLSQNSFDKQQFEVLFKSHFTHLCNFARQFVFDEEVAQDIVQKVFISLWEKREEIDPTLSIKSYLFTAVRNKCLNHIRDEKKYRSQVLDLDHADFEIAVEEDHFGEEELKQKIEAALASLPPKCRQVFEMSRFQQMKYKEIAEELELSQKTVEAHMSKAMKILREVLGPYFWLLVLMIRNV
- a CDS encoding FecR domain-containing protein, whose product is MEKQDIHTHHSELISRYLSGNASDAEVQELEAWVLADPQNQEVFKNFKKAWILSGMKENPVSVDVNKNWEQLLGQIEPQAKVLEMKKPFYTQRWLGVAAAVLVLMILSIFLWRNILSSEPYYAQTFDEIEEVQLEDGSTVTLNQRSFLSFANEEKGNIRKVGLKGDAFFDVARDTARPFIIETQNVEIEVLGTSFYVDAREELGEIQVIVESGRVAVRSGGKEEILTANEKAVFTKSNGALDKQENDDANYLSIKDQQLSFEESPLEEVIFALQRQYHEEMEIVNPELMDCPLTANFSKKALRDILDVIEESLGVQAKRERGKIIFKGTCNK